attaattattttttacaagcttgctttcacatagaacatggaaatcccacaataaataagcctttacatgaaatctatttgcattgttgtcttgtgcttgaactagattgtttacacaacaacacatcattttggctttcattaagtacctgtgagataacctattacctatccacacttagcaaatgggttagtcctttaatcacgttgtcattcaatcaaccaaaacccactaaagggctagatgcactttcaccaaGGGGCCCCAGGTATGTACGATGTATATATGTATTGACATCCACCTTCAAAGCTAGTAGCTGCTACAAAGTGCCAGACCAAGGGGGCCCAGGTATGTTATGTCAAAAATAGTCTTCCAGAAATGAGAAAAGGTGACAAAAAAGAGTAAGAAGAAATAAGTAAATGAATTAATGAGTCATAGAGTATCCATTATAAATCTTTTAAGAGTCATACAAGCTAAGAAATCTATATGAAATAATTTTTTTGCCAACCCAGTTAAGATAGAATAGCTCCTCAAGAGGAGATCCTTAAAACCCACTCTTACAGAAGTAAATGAATTAATGAGTCAGAGAGTATCCATTATAAATTTAGTACTATTGATATGATTTTTATATTAAGGGGGCCTGAGTGGTGTGGCCACGACCGCCGCCTCTGGCCTAGACGGGCTAGCTGAGGGCATGGCCGCGCTGGCAGCAAAAGGCATGAACGCGGCAGCAGAAGGTCCAGCAAAAGGTCTGGACAAGCCAGCAGAAGGCATGTCCACTGCTCTAGCCCTAGCAAGATCGCTGCTTCTAACTGCTCCTCTTTCGGCAGTAGAATGCAACCTTCCTGTTCTTGAAGTGCGGTGATGAAAATTGCACTTGCCCTTGGAGGATAAATGGCACTAAACTAAAAGGCCAAGCCACTGTGAAGGtgaataatttttttattatttcattaATTCTACTTGTTATGTAAATTAATATCAATCTCATTGATTTTTTGTTTTACAGGTAATCGTCTTAGTCGATAAGCACGAGTGTGTGTCCAGCATGAGGCAGATAACTACAACTTCAAGTTGCAAGTGGGTAGCTAGCAAGGCTGTGAGTATCTTTAGAGCCAATCCAAATATTGGTGCTAAGGAATTGCAAAAGAAGTTAGAGACAGATCACAAATATCAAATTGCATATGACACTGTATGGCGGGGTAAACAAAGAGCTCTTAAAGAGGTTTATGGCAAATGGGAAGAGAGTTTTGAGCTGTTATTTAGGTGGAAGGCCAAGGTAATGAAGCGGTGCCCAGGGAGTGTCGTTGAGATTGAGGTACTTGAGGTGGATGGTCAAATATATTTCCACCGTTTTTTCTGTGCTCTTAAACCATGCATTGATGGTTTTTTATAAGGTTGTAGGCCTCATTTGAGCATAGATGCTACAACACTTAATGGAAGGTGGAATGGTCACTTGGCCGTAGCTGTAGCAGTTGATGGTCACAATTGGATGTATCCACTCGTTTATGGCTTCATAGCTTCTGAAAACACAGACAACTGGACTTGGTTCATGGAACAATTAAAGAAGGCAATAGGTGATCCTCCACTACTTGCTGTTTGTTCTGATGCTTGCAAGGGCTTAGAGAATACAGTGAAGAATGTATTCCCAAATGCAGAGCTAAGAGAATGCTTTTATCATCTTGTCAGAAATTTCAAGAAGAGATTTAGAGGGTTTGGCCAGATATATCCTGTGGCAAGGGCTTACAGAGAGGACATATTCTATGACAATATAGCAAAAATGGTAAGTGAATCAGCACAAGCAGTGAAATGGTTATAGACCAATTATAAGTTATTATGGTATAGGTGTAGTTTCAATCCAGAAATGAAGTGTGACTACATAACTAGTAATATTGTTGAGTCATTTAATATCTGGATTAAAGACCATAAAGACTTACTATTGCTGACCTTGCTGATAAGATCAGAGAAATGATCATGGTACTTTGGAACAAGAGAAGAAATATTGCATACAGGCTACTTGAAGGCAGGATATTTCTAGCTATTCTGGTTCAGCTAAAGGCAAATACTAGAGGTTTGGGACACTTGAAAATTGTACCATGTTCTAATTGGAGTGCAGAGGTGTGGGACCATAGCAGCCGAGCTGAGAGGCATATTATCAAGTTACACCAAAGGACTTGTACTTGTCTTGAATGGCAGCACACTGGTAAGCCATGTCAACATGTATTGGTCTATGTAACCCGCCATCGGGGAGTTGACCTAGAACAGTTTGTGCATGACTACCACTCGGTCAATAGATTAAGATCTGCTTATGGAAGAGAGATTGAGCCGATGACAGATAAAACACAATAACCACAAGTTGACCTATCATTTTTAGTTAGTGCACCTCTTGCTAAACTACCTGTTGGACGACAAAGGAAACTAAGAATGAAGGGATGGATGGAAGTGGACACAGGAAGAAAGGTTCCAAAGATGGTGAATTTACCAACGATGGTGAAGGTGAGAAGGGATGTGACAACGATGCAGCTCCAACTAATGGAAAGGGAAAGAAAATGATCAAAGGACCTATGACTTACAAAAAATACGGAGAAAAAGGTCATAGGCAAGCTAGTGCCAAGTGCCTACTCAATGGGACCACAAAAAAGAGGTATGAATTGATTTCCTTTATCTAGAAACTTGAATGTAAATATCAATATTAATTTATTTTACTTACTTATAGGAAGCGTAGGCAACCTAGGAAGAATGTTATAAAAGCTACTCCAACAGAATCTAGCACCCCACGGAGGCCGACTAGAGAAGAAATCCTACGGGATATTCTAGGAAGGGTCACAAGAAGGTAAGGAATATTAATACATTTATCGTACACTAATTCTTTCCATACATCTAATTGTAGTATCGTATTTATGTGCAGCAAGCTTACGATGTTATTAGGAGAGAGCACATCTTCACAAACCGACAACACTTATCCCGTGAGGATACCTACAATGGCACACCAAAAAAGATGACTCCTAAGAGAAAGCTACACATTGGATGAATTATTTTAGCTGTGATGAGATGTAAACTCATAATTTATTTGATATGACTTGAATCTTATTTGAAACAATATTATGATGTGAGATGAATTTATGTGTACTTAATATTGTGTTATATGTCTAGAATTTTACTCTAATTTTCTGAAAATTTTTATTGTATTTTTATGAATTTTAATAATGTATGACATACCCGACGACAGTGGCAAGCGTGCTAGCTAGCCTAGGCGGCGGCAGCAAACCTGCCAGCCAGGCAggccaggcggcggcggcagcagccagccagccagcccaggagTATCAATATTGGTATAAGAAGCAAGTAAATTAAAGAGGATACCTGGCTGTAGAATATGGCCGGCCGCTATAGTACGTATATGGACGGCAAGAGATGATCCAGTAACGATGGCAAGCGTGCCAGCCAGCCTACCCAGGAGGCGGCGGCAGCCAGCCTGCCAGCCCAGGCCAGGCGGCGACGGCAGCCGCCAGGCAGCCCACGCACCTACCTGCCCACTCTTACGTGAATATGGCCGAAGGGCAATACGGTCATCCCAtagcaaaatacatgtatttgaaaTGAGAAAAGTGATTAAAAGGATCAAATGTCATgtaaaacaaaatatcaatgtttCAAATGTTGTTTTAGCGAAATCGACGATTGAAGTCCTATAATAACGAAGCCTATTATTTCGCGTCATACAGTAGCAATTTTCTCACCCCACGTCATGCCGTTCCGAGGAAGCGAAGCGGACGAGAATGGCTTGCCGGCTGCCGCAATCCTGGGCTGCTGAATAGCTGATCAAATGGATTCGATGCATCAATTAAATTGCATGGAACAGTCTACAGCGCCGGCGCCCATGGCAGCCCATAGCTCTAGCAGCGAGGGAATCGCTCCTGACGCCCACAACTTGTTCTAGAATGCCTGCAAAAGCTGTTTGTTTCTTATGTTGATT
The nucleotide sequence above comes from Miscanthus floridulus cultivar M001 chromosome 18, ASM1932011v1, whole genome shotgun sequence. Encoded proteins:
- the LOC136524116 gene encoding uncharacterized protein gives rise to the protein MAALAAKGMNAAAEGPAKGLDKPAEGMSTALALARSLLLTAPLSAVECNLPVLEVIVLVDKHECVSSMRQITTTSSCKWVASKAVSIFRANPNIGAKELQKKLETDHKYQIAYDTVWRGKQRALKEVYGKWEESFELLFRWKAKVMKRCPGSVVEIEVLEVDGCRPHLSIDATTLNGRWNGHLAVAVAVDGHNWMYPLVYGFIASENTDNWTWFMEQLKKAIGDPPLLAVCSDACKGLENTVKNVFPNAELRECFYHLVRNFKKRFRGFGQIYPVARAYREDIFYDNIAKMVSESAQAVKWL